AAAGAGCAGAGCCAGAGGCTGCCAATTCATGGGGGCGATCCAGTCATTATAGTTTCAATTCCTGCCTCGACACAAGGATTGTTCGATTCTGCACATTCTTTGGACCACATTGATAGACCAAAGCAGTTAGCTCATGAAACTGATCAATGCCCTCCCTCAATGCCCAGCTTCGCAGCACAGAAATTATGTCCTAGTGCATCAGAAGATGAATGTGATCGAGCGGACTACAGTGATTGGATATTGAAGTTTAGTGAAGAGCTTTTGCAGAATGAAACACTCTCCATTCTGCAAGAGAATGAAATTGAACTGTTGCCTAATGAGTTTAATAACAACATTATGGGTTGGGAAAGGTTATCTTAATTAATCTGTTTAATGAGTGTGTAGAAAATTTCCAGAATGGGATTGTCATGACTGCAGTGATAAGTTTTTATACCATTAATTGTTAGGTTTTCACCATGAGTTGTGTAATAAATAGGTTAGGGAAAGTCGACCAAAATAGTTAATATGGTTGATGATGGTGAAATTAGATGCCCTAATGTCTTTCATCAATTGTATTCATCAATTGTATTTTGCGTTTTACTTTCTAGATTATTGTTTAGATTAATTTGTCAATTCAACTGTTCGATTATTCAAATAGGATTTAGAATTACTCACATTTAGTACTCAGCAAGTTTTACACAATCATCGCCTCATTAGGGTTGGACAATCTATTCATTGTTATATTACTTGAGGGTTTACGTAATTTTACACTAACATACATGAACTACTACAGCAATTTCTTACATAAGAAATTAAGAATCAATTaaagtttttattatttattcccAAAATTAGGGTTACATCATGATTTTACATAAACCAAACCTGAAACTGTACTTAACTATACTACTTAGGTAATGCTGCAGGCATCTTATAGCGACAGATTGGGCAAGAATGATTAGCCATCAACCACCTTACAAGACATGGACTATGAAATCTATGATCACAAGGCATGCGACTGACTTTCGACCCAGACGACGCAATCTCCTCCAAGCAAATAGCGCAAGAATCTCCCTCATGAACAACTTGTCCGCTACTCTCCACAGACAATCCACTAATCGACTTTATAGTTGCAGGGACCTTACCCCTATTCAAACTCCCTTCTCTGTGTCTCAGAAGTTGTTTCATCTCCTTCGCTGGGATTCCAATCCCAAGACATCTTTTCTTATATTGCCCTTTCAATTTCATCATGTTTTCAAACAACTGGGACCATGCGTGATACTCAGACACTTGTTCTTTTCTTGACTGTAAAACTGATCCGCGGCCGCTACAACGTCTCTGGCATTCCTCAATCAACCTCATTGTCTCCTCGTGCATTTGCTTCTCGTGCAGAAGACTGCTGATCGATCTCTGTTGGCGTTGTTCTTGCTTGTTCGCAACAGATGGAGGTCTCATCTTGTCTTTTGCTTACTAATTGACACAATGATGCAGTACCAACAAGAGTTGCCAACtactagctatatatatatatatacacacaagttAAGATAATCATAATCCGCTTAGAACACACACATCCTAATCCTTATAGGGAATGCATTGTTAACTTTTTTATAATTCCCCATAAAACGGGTAAAGGCTAGTGGCTGGCTTTTTCTATGGGCTTGTGAGCATTGGGGACAAATCCTTAGGCCCAAACTAAATAAAGGCCTGG
This genomic stretch from Tripterygium wilfordii isolate XIE 37 chromosome 22, ASM1340144v1, whole genome shotgun sequence harbors:
- the LOC119991397 gene encoding E3 ubiquitin-protein ligase SIRP1-like is translated as MRPPSVANKQEQRQQRSISSLLHEKQMHEETMRLIEECQRRCSGRGSVLQSRKEQVSEYHAWSQLFENMMKLKGQYKKRCLGIGIPAKEMKQLLRHREGSLNRGKVPATIKSISGLSVESSGQVVHEGDSCAICLEEIASSGSKVSRMPCDHRFHSPCLVRWLMANHSCPICRYKMPAALPK